The genomic segment GACTCCTCCCCGAGCGTGATCGTGCCGTCGTGGCGGCGGACTATCTCGCGGGCGATGGCCAGGCCCAGGCCCGATCCGCCGCTGTCGCGGTCCCGGGCGTCGTCGCGGCGGGTGAAGCGCGCGAACACCCGCTCGCGGTCGGCGGCCGGAATGCCGGGACCGTCGTCGACGACCTCCAGCGTCGCCCGGCCGCCGTCCGAGCCGAGCCGCACCTCGACCCCGCTGTCGGCATACCGCACCGCGTTCTCCACCAGGTTCGTGACGACCCTGGTCAGCCCGTCCTCGTCCCCCTCGACGACGGCCGAGGCCGCACCCGGCCGGTCGACCCGCACCACCGGAACGCGGGCCCCGGCCGACCGGGCGACGGCCGCGTCCGCGACGACGGCCAGTTCGACGGGCTCCGGCGGCCGGTGCCGGACCGGGCCGTCGTCCATCCGGGCGAGCAGCAGCAGGTCGTCGACGAGCCTGGTCAACCGGGAAACGTCGGCCAGCAACTCGGCCGGTTCGGCCGGGGTCGACGTCACCTCGGCCACCTCGATCTGCGTCCGCAGGCTGGCCAGCGGGCTGCGCAGCTCGTGGGCGGCGTCGGCGACGAACGCCCTCTGCCGGGCCCGGGCCGCGTCCAGCCGGGCCAGCATCGAATTCAGCGTCACGGTCAGCCGGAAGATCTCGTCGTGCGCCCGAGGCAACGGAAGGCGCTCGGCACCTCCCCCATCCCTCACGCTCCCCCGGCCGACGGCGATCGCCTCGGCGCCCGTCCGCAGCTCCTCGACCGCGTGCAGGGCCGCCCCGACCATCCGCCAGGCCATGATCACCAGCAGGACCAGCAGGATCGCGTACCCGGTCAGCAGCACGACCCGCACCACCCGGACCGACTCGTGCACCTCGCTGGCCGGCACCGCGACCAGCACCGTCTTCGGATCCGACGCGGTGCCCGCCGACACCGCCACCACCCGGACGACGCCCTCGACGCCGAACCGGTACCCCGGCTCGTAGCGTTCCTCGTCGCGCAGGACCAGCGCCACCTCGCTGGCCGGCAGCATCGGCACCAGCCGGTCGGCCCCGGCCGACGCGGCCAGCACCCGCCCGTTCCGGTCGATCACCTGCACGACCGTGGTGCCGCCGGCCGGGATCGGGTCGGGCAGCCGGTCGGCGTCCACCAGCGCGGCGACGTCCTGACCGGTCTGCCGCGCGGCCCCGTCCAGCGCCCGCTCGAGCGACGCCCGCAGCACCACCACGAGCACGACCAGCGAGAGCGCCAGCGCGACGACCAGCGCGGCCGCGGCCAGCGCCACCAGCCGCGTCCGCAACCGTGCCCGGTGCCACGATCGCACCGGCCAGGACACCAGCCTCATCCGCCGTCGGGCTCCAGCCGGTACCCGGCGCCCCGCACGGTCGTGACCGCCCGACGCCCGAACGGCTGGTCGATCTTGCGCCGCAGGTACCCGACGTACACCTCGACGACGTTGGCCTCACCGGTGTCGTAGAGGTCCCAGACGTGCTCCAGCAACTCGACCTTGCTGACGACCTCACCGGCGTGCCGCATCAGGTACTCCAGCAGCGCGAACTCCCGAGCCGTCAACGTGACTTCGACCTCACCCCGGGTGACCCGCTTGGACGCCGGGTCGAGCACCAGGTCGCCCGCGGTCAGCACCGTCGGCCGCTCCGGCGCGCCCCGACGCAGCAGCGCCCGCAGCTTCGCCACCAGCACGACGTACGAGAACGGCTTGGTCAGGTAGTCGTCGGCGCCGGCGTCCAGACCGTCGGCCTGGTCGTACTCACCGTCCTTGGCCGAGAGCATCAGCACCGGGACCCAGTTCTTGTCGGCGCGCAGCGCCTGCACCACCCGGTAGCCGGAGAGCTTGGGCAGCATCACGTCGAGGATGACCGCGTCGTACTCGTTCTGGCGCGTCCGCTCGAGGCCGTCGACCCCGTCGTGGGCCACGTCGACGACGAACCCCTCGGTCTGCAGGCCGCGCTTGAGCGCCCCCGCCAGCCGCACTTCGTCCTCGACAACCAGTACCCGCACGTGCGTCCCTTCGTTGTGCAGCCGGGCCAGCCTCCGGCATGGGCACTGTGAGAAGGCTGAGCGAACCACCATCTCAGCCCGATCTCAGCATGCACCGAGCAGCATCGGCATGTACTGAAGCTCACCGGGAGGTGTTCGCCATGGATCCAGCGCAGTCTCCGCACGACGCCGAAGTGCTCTCGTCAGCGTCCGCACCCCGGCCGCTGCTGGTCCGTCGCCCGTCGTTGCGCTGGGCCGTGCCGGCCGCCGTCCTCGTCCTCGCGCTCATCGTCGGCGGCGTCAGCCGCATGCTCACCGCCGATGCCTCCCCCTCGCTGCCGCCACGGACGGCGTCCGCGCTGCTCGTCGATCTGCAGTCGGCGCTCCCCCAGGGCTTCTCCGGCACCGTGGTGCAGAAGTCCGATCTCGGTCTGCCCAGCTTCCCGACGTCCGGCTCCCCGGCCCAGGGCAGTTCGGACTTCCTGTCGATGCTGACCGGCACCCACACGCTGCGCGTCTGGTACGGAGGTGAAGACAAGCAGCGCGTCGCGCTGCTCGGTTCCCTCGGTGAGTCGGACGTCGTCCGGAACGGCACCGACCTCTGGACGTGGTCGAGCACGAAGAACACCGCGACCCACACGAAGCTGAACCCGGACGACTTCAAGGGCGGCACGCCGTCGGCGGCCCCGTCGACGCCCCAGGACGCCGCGAACTGGCTGCTGAAGGCCCTCGGCCCGACGACCGACGTCTCGACCGACGGAACCGCGCAGGTCGCCGGCCGGGCCGCGTACGAGCTGGTGCTGAAGCCGAAGGACCACGCGTCCCGGGTCGGACAGGTACGGGTCGCGGTCGACTCCGAGAAGAAGATGCCGCTCCGGGTGCAGGTGTTCGCCCGCGGCGCGTCCACCCCGGCGTTCGAGGTCGGCTTCACCCAGGTCTCGTTCGACGCCCCCGACGCGGCCCAGTTCACGTTCACCCCGCCGCCCGGCGCCACGGTGACCGAGGAGCAGCCGACCGACCCGCACGAGAAGCTGCCCAAGGACAAGATCACGACGGTCGGCTCGGGCTGGACCCGCGTCGGCATCGTGAACGACGTCTCGGCGCCCGGCGACAACGGGATGCTGAACGCGCTCCCGAAGGTCAGCGGCTCCTGGGGTAGCGGGCGGCTGTTCGAGTCCGACCTGGTCTGTGCGGTACTGACCGACGACGGCCGGCTCGTGTTCGGAGCCGTCGATCCGGCCAAGCTCTACGAGGCGGCGGCGCGATGACCGCGCCTGCGGTCGAGCGTCGGCAAGAGCTCGACCGTGGTGAAGGCAGTGCACTCGCGGTCAGCACCGCGGGGTTGACCAAGCGGTTCCGCGGCGGCCAGGTCGCGGTCGACCGGCTGGACCTGGCCGTGCCGACCGGGTCGGTGTACGGGTTCCTCGGCCCGAACGGGTCGGGGAAGACGACGACGATCCGGATGCTGCTGGGCCTGGCCCGGCCGACCGCGGGCACCGCGCGTCTGCTCGGCGGCCGGATGCCGGACGACGCGGCGACCGTGCTGCCGCGGGTCGGGGCGCTGGTCGAGGGACCCGCGTTCTATCCGCACCTGTCGGGGCCGGAGAACCTCCGGCGGGTCGACTCGGTCGACCGGACCGCGGACCCGACGACGTCGGCCGAGCGGATCGCGAGCGCGCTGGACCGGGTCGGGCTCACCGCCGCGGGCCGGAAGAAGTACCGCGCGTACTCGCTGGGCATGCGCCAGCGGCTCGGGCTGGCCGCGTCCCTGCTGCGCCCCCGCGACCTGCTCGTGCTCGACGAGCCGACGAACGGCCTGGACCCGCAGGGCACCCGCGAGGTCCGCACGCTGATCGCCGAGCTGGCCGCGGCCGGCACGACCGTGATGCTGTCGACTCATCTGCTGGCCGAGGTCGAACAGATCTGCACGCACGTCGGCGTGATGAACGTCGGCCGGCTGGTCGCGCAGGCGCCGCTGGACGAGCTGCGCGCGGGAACCGCGCCGAAGGTCGAGGTCGAGAGCGACCGGCCGCTGGACGCGGTCGAGACGCTTCGCCGTCTCGGGTTGACCGAGATCGACGTGGACGGGAACCGGGTCCGCGCGCGGTTCCACGACCTCCCGCCCGACCGGGTGGTGGCCGCGCTGGTCTACGACGGCGTGCCGGTGCAGGGTTTCGGGGTGTTGTCGCCGACGCTGGAAGAGGTATTCGTCGGGCTCACCGGGGAGGGCTTCGATGTCAGCGCCTAAGGCCTACGCGGCCGTACCGGGGGCGTTCTTTCCCGTGCGGTTGTCCGAGCCCACCACAATGGTGCACGTGCCAGCGGCCTTGACCGCCGGTTTTCCGACCGGCCGACTCTTCCTCTCCGAGCTGCGGCTCGTGTTCGGGCGGCGGCGGAACCAGGCGGCGCTGGCGATGCTGGCCGCGGTGCCGGTCGTGATCGCGGTCGCGGTGCGGTTCGCGGGGTCTTCCGAGGGGCGCGGACCGGCGTTCCTGGCCCTGGTCAACGGCAACGGGCTGTTCGTCGCGCTGACCGCGCTGGCGGTGGCGCTGCCGCTGTTCCTGCCGCTGGCCGTGTCGGCGATCGCGGCCGACTCGATCGCCGGCGAGGCGAACCTCGGCACGCTCCGGTACCTGCTGACCGTCCCGGTCGGGCGCACCCGGCTGCTGCTGGTGAAGTTCGCCGCGGTGATCGCGTACACGATGGCCGGCATCGCGCTGATCGGCGCGGTCGGGGCGGCGGTCGGCTTCGGGCTGTTCGGCGGCGGCGGTTCGACCGCGCTGCTGTCCGGTACCCAGGTCGGGCCGGCCGAGGCGCTGGCCCGGCTCGGGCTCGTGTGCCTGTACCTGTCGGCCTGCCTGGTGGCGCTGGCCGCGGTCGGCCTGTTCGCGTCGACGCTCACCGAGCAGCCGATCGGCGCGACGATCGGCGTCGTCGCGGTGACCGTGACTTTCCAGATCCTGGAGGCCGTGCCGCAGCTCGCGTTCCTGCACCC from the Cryptosporangium phraense genome contains:
- a CDS encoding sensor histidine kinase, with the translated sequence MRLVSWPVRSWHRARLRTRLVALAAAALVVALALSLVVLVVVLRASLERALDGAARQTGQDVAALVDADRLPDPIPAGGTTVVQVIDRNGRVLAASAGADRLVPMLPASEVALVLRDEERYEPGYRFGVEGVVRVVAVSAGTASDPKTVLVAVPASEVHESVRVVRVVLLTGYAILLVLLVIMAWRMVGAALHAVEELRTGAEAIAVGRGSVRDGGGAERLPLPRAHDEIFRLTVTLNSMLARLDAARARQRAFVADAAHELRSPLASLRTQIEVAEVTSTPAEPAELLADVSRLTRLVDDLLLLARMDDGPVRHRPPEPVELAVVADAAVARSAGARVPVVRVDRPGAASAVVEGDEDGLTRVVTNLVENAVRYADSGVEVRLGSDGGRATLEVVDDGPGIPAADRERVFARFTRRDDARDRDSGGSGLGLAIAREIVRRHDGTITLGEESPHGLVATVSLPLASPDEES
- a CDS encoding response regulator transcription factor, with product MRVLVVEDEVRLAGALKRGLQTEGFVVDVAHDGVDGLERTRQNEYDAVILDVMLPKLSGYRVVQALRADKNWVPVLMLSAKDGEYDQADGLDAGADDYLTKPFSYVVLVAKLRALLRRGAPERPTVLTAGDLVLDPASKRVTRGEVEVTLTAREFALLEYLMRHAGEVVSKVELLEHVWDLYDTGEANVVEVYVGYLRRKIDQPFGRRAVTTVRGAGYRLEPDGG
- a CDS encoding LolA family protein: MDPAQSPHDAEVLSSASAPRPLLVRRPSLRWAVPAAVLVLALIVGGVSRMLTADASPSLPPRTASALLVDLQSALPQGFSGTVVQKSDLGLPSFPTSGSPAQGSSDFLSMLTGTHTLRVWYGGEDKQRVALLGSLGESDVVRNGTDLWTWSSTKNTATHTKLNPDDFKGGTPSAAPSTPQDAANWLLKALGPTTDVSTDGTAQVAGRAAYELVLKPKDHASRVGQVRVAVDSEKKMPLRVQVFARGASTPAFEVGFTQVSFDAPDAAQFTFTPPPGATVTEEQPTDPHEKLPKDKITTVGSGWTRVGIVNDVSAPGDNGMLNALPKVSGSWGSGRLFESDLVCAVLTDDGRLVFGAVDPAKLYEAAAR
- a CDS encoding ABC transporter ATP-binding protein, with product MTAPAVERRQELDRGEGSALAVSTAGLTKRFRGGQVAVDRLDLAVPTGSVYGFLGPNGSGKTTTIRMLLGLARPTAGTARLLGGRMPDDAATVLPRVGALVEGPAFYPHLSGPENLRRVDSVDRTADPTTSAERIASALDRVGLTAAGRKKYRAYSLGMRQRLGLAASLLRPRDLLVLDEPTNGLDPQGTREVRTLIAELAAAGTTVMLSTHLLAEVEQICTHVGVMNVGRLVAQAPLDELRAGTAPKVEVESDRPLDAVETLRRLGLTEIDVDGNRVRARFHDLPPDRVVAALVYDGVPVQGFGVLSPTLEEVFVGLTGEGFDVSA
- a CDS encoding ABC transporter permease, with product MVHVPAALTAGFPTGRLFLSELRLVFGRRRNQAALAMLAAVPVVIAVAVRFAGSSEGRGPAFLALVNGNGLFVALTALAVALPLFLPLAVSAIAADSIAGEANLGTLRYLLTVPVGRTRLLLVKFAAVIAYTMAGIALIGAVGAAVGFGLFGGGGSTALLSGTQVGPAEALARLGLVCLYLSACLVALAAVGLFASTLTEQPIGATIGVVAVTVTFQILEAVPQLAFLHPFLLTHYWTDFGELLRDPIGFGALVPGLISALVYTTVFASAAWARFGSKDVTS